From Nicotiana tabacum cultivar K326 chromosome 22, ASM71507v2, whole genome shotgun sequence, one genomic window encodes:
- the LOC142176150 gene encoding uncharacterized protein LOC142176150 — MVLQQQYREKDFKKYSELISLLLVAERNNDLLMRNHENRPIGSTPLPEVDEVYSHSAKRGKGRGPIRGRGRGHGHDRGRGQGRKFPGINHPPKKNNYQKWKGKDEKPKANGSETECYRCGGKGHWANICRVSRHLVELYQASPKNKGTEANLVYDNEFDITHLDVADFFSTLMEK; from the coding sequence atggttCTGCAACAGCAGTACAGAGAGAAAGATTTCAAGAAGTACTCTGAGctgatttctcttctccttgtggctGAGCGAAATAATGACTTGCTCATGAGAAATCACGAAAATCGACCCATtgggtctacaccattgcctgaagtggatgaggtgtattcccattCTGCTAAGCGTGGAAAAGGCCGTGGCCCTATtcgtggtcgtggtcgtggtcATGGTCATGACCGTGGCCGTGGACAAGGAAGAAAATTTCCTGGTATTAATCACCCCCCAAAGAAAAATAACTATCAAAAGTggaaagggaaagatgagaaacCAAAAGCAAATGGTTCAGAAACTGAATGCTATCGTTGTGGCGGAAAAGGGCATTGGGCAAATATTTGTCGTGTATCAAgacatttggttgagctttatcaagcatctccAAAGAATAAAGGCACTGAAGCTAATCTTGTCTATGacaatgaatttgacatcacccacttggatgtgGCAGATTTTTTTAGTACCCTGATGGAAAAATAG